TAATCCCGCGGTCGGCGAGTTCGTCCTTGAAGCTCTCGGTCGACATGCCCGCCAATTCAGCAGCACGGTTCAGGCTGACGGCCCCCGTTCGGTACTTTTCGATCGCAAGCGACGTCCGGAGTTCCGGCCGCCGTCGCAACAGTTCACGAATGGCCTCCTCGAGGACGTCATCGGTGTCCTCGTAGCCGCCAATAGCCGCAATCGTTTCGATGTCGTTCGCGAAGGTCGTCATTAGTTCGACGTAGGGCCGATCCAGTCATAAACGCTGGGACGTGTCGATTTCGGCCGGTCAACGCTCCGTTCGTCGGATTTGCGGCGCTGAAGGCGTCGATCCGCTCTCGTGGCGACGGGTTCGGGATCTCCGCTTCGAACTGGCGTTCCTCGAGATCATCGAGCGTCGACGCACGGGAACCGGTCGCGGATTCTCGATCTGGGTGGGCTCAACAGCAGCACCCGGACGTTCCTCTCGCGGGTGCTCGTCTCCCGGTTTTTCCTTGCGGGTCGGCTCCGGCAACGGGACGGCCGCAGCGAGGGGACGCGGCCGCTCGCGAACCTGTATCTCGACGAGGCGCACGCCATCGGCGACGGCCAGATCCTGCTCGATCTGCTCGCCGAGGGGCGGGCGTTCGACATTTCGGTGTATCTGATGAGCCAGTTGCTCGAGCAGTTCGACGAGGAGGCCGCCGCCCACATCCGGGGCAACGTCGGGACGCTCCTGGTCGGGCATGCGGATCCCCCCGCCCTCGAGGCCGTCCTCGATCACCAGTACGACGCCCGGACGGCCGCCCGGATCGCCCAGTCGATGCCGGTCGGGGATTGGCTGGTGCGCATTCGGGCGCCTCGGGAGCAGGCGCCTATTGACCCGTTCGTGATCGCGGCGCCGCCGCTTCCGGTCGGTCATCCCGACAGTCCACAGCGGGAGGAGTTGTCTTCGGGTGCCCGGGCGGCGTGTGAGCGTGCCGTCCGGGAGTGTCGCGAGCGGTCGCGGTCGCGTCCGTGGGTGGTCTCGACGGCGGTCTCCGAGACGGGCACCGAACTCTCGGATGCGGAGATTCGCCGCGCGTGTCGGCACACCCTCTGGACGAGCGGGACCAGTTTGCCCGGGTCGGTCAAGTACGATGCCGAGAGTGATACGGTTCGGTGTGCTGACGATGGTTCGTGTGGGGGTTCCGGAGAGACGCAGTTCCCGCCGACGTTCGATGGCGTCTGGAACGCGGTGTCGGCCTGTTCCCCGGAGGGGGCGCCCAGCGCGTCCGACCTGCCGGTCGTCGAGATCGGGCTCGACGTCGATCCCTGGGCGGTCAAGACCGCACCCGTGACGGTGCAACAGCTCATGTTTCTGCGGTTGATCGAGCGTGCTCGTCGTCGGGCGATCGACACGCGCGCCTGGGACATCGTCACGGAGACGATGCGGCCCTTGCGGGACGCGACTGGCTGTACGGCCGCCGACGAGACTGCACTCGAAGAACAGGGGTTGCTCGCCCTGCAGTCGGATCTGCGGGGGAAGTATTATCATCTGACTGATGACGGGACGGCGTTGTTGCGAAAGGTGCGCAATGGGGCGCCCCCGCCGGAGTCGAAACGCGGCGACCCGAACGAATCGGCCGCGCACATCAAAGGTGTGGAGGCTGTCGTGCGGGCGTTGCAGACGCTTGCCAACGCGGATCGGTC
The Halalkaliarchaeum desulfuricum DNA segment above includes these coding regions:
- a CDS encoding UPF0175 family protein translates to MTTFANDIETIAAIGGYEDTDDVLEEAIRELLRRRPELRTSLAIEKYRTGAVSLNRAAELAGMSTESFKDELADRGISRTAGFLDADDRKRELDEFGG
- a CDS encoding type IV secretory system conjugative DNA transfer family protein, with translation MATGSGSPLRTGVPRDHRASTHGNRSRILDLGGLNSSTRTFLSRVLVSRFFLAGRLRQRDGRSEGTRPLANLYLDEAHAIGDGQILLDLLAEGRAFDISVYLMSQLLEQFDEEAAAHIRGNVGTLLVGHADPPALEAVLDHQYDARTAARIAQSMPVGDWLVRIRAPREQAPIDPFVIAAPPLPVGHPDSPQREELSSGARAACERAVRECRERSRSRPWVVSTAVSETGTELSDAEIRRACRHTLWTSGTSLPGSVKYDAESDTVRCADDGSCGGSGETQFPPTFDGVWNAVSACSPEGAPSASDLPVVEIGLDVDPWAVKTAPVTVQQLMFLRLIERARRRAIDTRAWDIVTETMRPLRDATGCTAADETALEEQGLLALQSDLRGKYYHLTDDGTALLRKVRNGAPPPESKRGDPNESAAHIKGVEAVVRALQTLANADRSSVGGAIAQVERYWSPPDAQTRLDVVALDDDGSPVVTVEVERPTHDIQSGVPADYDAMAAVEPAAAVWVVTNRELGHRIVETLSGAGEGAGRLGLDVDAVRAATSPLDRYELDAPGCSAIRTLSSVSAELFERVLTADGG